One Natronolimnobius sp. AArcel1 DNA window includes the following coding sequences:
- a CDS encoding dihydrodipicolinate synthase family protein: MTVAADDVREHLRGVAVGLLTPFDDEGRIIHEDIRENADTLSSAGIETFLATANISEYHSLSQDERVAVAETSVDALPDDACVLAGVGGSTANAIELIERYDEIGVDAMMIMPPDHTYIHERGLLEYYRKLDAATETPLVPYVRGFEPSVEYLGDLTRIDGVVGIKYALPDPIKLGAGVAAGADDVVWVDGLAEPYAVSFWAEGVEGFSAGVSNFRPEVGLALFDALSSGDWERARELRNACLPYQQFREETGQDNAISGAISVSAVKKALELAGLNGGNVREPIQPLSDADERRAEALYQQLDDDLERLLE, translated from the coding sequence ATGACAGTTGCCGCTGACGACGTACGGGAGCATCTCCGCGGAGTCGCCGTTGGACTGCTGACACCGTTCGACGACGAGGGCCGGATCATCCACGAGGACATCCGCGAGAACGCAGATACCCTCTCGAGTGCCGGTATCGAGACGTTTCTCGCCACGGCGAACATTAGTGAGTATCACTCGCTTTCGCAGGACGAACGCGTCGCGGTTGCAGAAACGAGCGTCGACGCGCTTCCGGACGACGCCTGCGTCCTTGCCGGCGTCGGCGGTAGTACAGCCAACGCAATCGAGTTGATCGAGCGCTACGACGAGATCGGCGTCGACGCGATGATGATCATGCCGCCGGATCACACCTACATCCACGAGCGCGGCCTCCTCGAATACTATCGAAAGCTCGATGCGGCGACTGAGACGCCGCTCGTTCCCTACGTCCGCGGCTTCGAGCCATCCGTCGAGTATCTTGGCGATCTCACCCGGATTGATGGCGTCGTCGGCATCAAGTACGCCCTGCCGGATCCAATCAAACTCGGTGCTGGCGTCGCCGCCGGTGCGGACGACGTCGTCTGGGTCGACGGTCTCGCCGAACCCTACGCCGTCTCCTTCTGGGCAGAGGGCGTCGAAGGCTTCTCCGCTGGTGTCAGTAACTTCCGCCCCGAAGTCGGCCTCGCACTCTTCGACGCACTCTCGAGTGGCGACTGGGAACGCGCCCGCGAACTTCGAAACGCCTGCCTGCCGTACCAGCAATTCCGCGAGGAAACGGGGCAGGACAACGCAATTTCCGGCGCAATAAGCGTCTCTGCAGTCAAAAAAGCACTCGAACTCGCCGGGCTCAACGGGGGCAACGTGCGCGAGCCGATTCAGCCCCTGTCGGACGCGGACGAACGTCGCGCCGAAGCGCTCTATCAGCAACTCGACGACGACCTCGAGCGGCTGCTCGAGTAG
- a CDS encoding mandelate racemase/muconate lactonizing enzyme family protein, whose translation MEITAIEPIPISHTLPDGEGVGDARSFGHDRATTLVRLETDTGLEGWGEAFAPGRIVEATVAELFAEDVLGMDPFAVESLAIDSYTNPYHFGGDVFVQSVVSAIDVACWDIIGKSLERPIHRILGGTERETLVPYASTMYFTEQERPLEEPIQAAVDEGFTAAKIKIGANTETDVERVRTAREILGDEGRLMVDMNGNYRPHQAIETAQAIAEYDIDWIEEPVPPENDSGYQDVKAAIDIPIAAGEAHYGRFAFKKLIDNRAVDIVQPNLGRCGGLSEARLIAGMATTENVAVRPHIWNSAVGMAAAIQFAASVADYPHTRNIPEPMLIEFDRSENPLRDDLLESPFDPSGGELAVPQEPGLGVSIDEDALERYRSDE comes from the coding sequence ATGGAAATCACTGCCATCGAACCGATTCCGATCAGTCACACCCTGCCGGACGGTGAGGGCGTTGGTGACGCCCGAAGCTTCGGTCACGACCGGGCGACGACACTGGTGCGACTCGAGACTGACACCGGCCTCGAGGGCTGGGGCGAGGCGTTTGCGCCGGGCCGAATCGTCGAAGCGACGGTCGCAGAGTTGTTCGCCGAGGACGTACTCGGGATGGACCCGTTCGCCGTCGAATCGCTCGCTATTGACTCCTATACGAACCCGTATCACTTCGGTGGCGACGTCTTCGTCCAGAGCGTCGTCAGCGCTATCGACGTCGCCTGCTGGGACATTATCGGCAAATCGCTCGAGCGCCCGATCCATCGAATTCTTGGGGGTACTGAACGCGAGACGCTCGTTCCCTACGCCTCAACGATGTACTTCACCGAGCAAGAACGCCCCCTCGAAGAGCCGATTCAGGCGGCCGTCGACGAGGGCTTCACCGCCGCAAAAATCAAGATCGGCGCAAACACCGAAACCGACGTTGAACGTGTGCGAACCGCTCGAGAGATTCTCGGAGATGAGGGCCGACTCATGGTCGATATGAACGGCAACTATCGCCCGCATCAGGCAATCGAGACGGCACAGGCAATCGCCGAGTACGATATCGACTGGATCGAAGAGCCGGTCCCGCCGGAAAACGACAGCGGCTATCAGGACGTGAAAGCAGCTATCGACATTCCGATTGCTGCCGGTGAAGCCCACTACGGCCGGTTCGCGTTCAAGAAACTCATCGACAATCGTGCCGTCGATATCGTCCAGCCAAACCTCGGTCGCTGTGGCGGACTCTCGGAGGCCCGGCTTATCGCCGGCATGGCGACCACCGAAAACGTCGCCGTCAGGCCCCACATCTGGAACAGCGCCGTCGGCATGGCCGCTGCAATCCAGTTTGCCGCAAGCGTCGCCGACTACCCTCACACGCGCAACATCCCCGAACCGATGCTGATCGAGTTCGACCGCAGCGAGAACCCTCTCAGAGATGACCTCCTCGAGTCGCCGTTTGATCCATCCGGCGGCGAACTCGCGGTGCCCCAAGAGCCTGGACTCGGGGTTTCAATCGACGAGGACGCCCTCGAGCGCTATCGCAGCGACGAGTAA
- a CDS encoding NAD(P)-dependent oxidoreductase: MNVLVTGAYGRCGTAIIDHLHDRDDYDFTYLNRSDRDDDHPYGGYDTVLADVSDYDAIRPAFDEQDAVIHLAAYPETDGTWEQVHDPNIEGMHNVLEAADDAGIETVIFGSTNHVMGMYEEEHAPEIYQPGHGIALERTDPVRPDSYYGTTKALGENLGRQYVENDSELERFFALRICTVNAAAYDHPYGDAEEKADNGEFEHGSAEYDRNVARMKAMWQSRRDFAHQIDCCLQADIDGFEIFHGVSDNDRRWYSIEHARSLIGYTPQDNGEEWDEPPA; the protein is encoded by the coding sequence ATGAACGTACTGGTCACCGGCGCGTACGGTCGGTGTGGGACCGCGATTATCGACCACCTTCATGACCGCGACGACTACGACTTCACCTACCTGAATCGGTCGGATCGTGACGACGATCACCCATACGGCGGCTACGACACCGTTCTTGCGGACGTAAGCGACTACGACGCTATTCGACCCGCATTCGACGAACAGGACGCCGTCATCCATCTCGCCGCGTATCCCGAGACAGACGGGACCTGGGAGCAGGTACACGATCCGAACATCGAGGGCATGCACAACGTGCTCGAGGCGGCCGATGACGCCGGTATCGAGACAGTAATCTTCGGGTCGACGAATCACGTCATGGGGATGTACGAAGAGGAACACGCACCGGAAATCTATCAACCAGGGCACGGAATCGCCCTCGAGCGAACTGACCCTGTCCGCCCCGACTCGTACTACGGGACGACGAAGGCGTTGGGCGAAAATCTCGGCCGCCAGTACGTCGAGAACGACTCCGAACTCGAGCGCTTTTTCGCACTACGGATCTGCACGGTCAATGCAGCGGCGTACGATCATCCGTACGGTGATGCCGAAGAGAAGGCTGACAACGGCGAGTTCGAACACGGCAGCGCCGAGTACGACCGAAACGTGGCCCGAATGAAAGCGATGTGGCAGTCTCGGCGGGATTTCGCCCACCAGATCGACTGTTGTCTGCAGGCCGATATCGATGGGTTCGAGATTTTCCACGGTGTCAGCGATAACGACCGACGCTGGTACTCGATCGAACACGCGCGCTCGCTCATCGGCTACACACCGCAGGATAACGGCGAGGAGTGGGACGAACCGCCAGCGTAG
- a CDS encoding L-rhamnose mutarotase: MERIAFHLEIIDGQRDAYRETHENVHDALEEAYLESDAGIETYSVFERDGHVFGFLELEDPNALKTVMNESEAQADWDEVMDGILEPSEDGGWMDEVYRLR, encoded by the coding sequence ATGGAGCGAATTGCGTTCCACCTGGAGATTATCGACGGACAGCGCGATGCATACCGCGAGACCCACGAAAACGTCCACGACGCACTCGAGGAGGCCTACCTCGAGTCGGACGCTGGCATCGAGACCTACTCTGTTTTCGAGCGAGACGGCCATGTCTTTGGCTTTCTGGAACTCGAGGACCCCAATGCGCTCAAGACCGTCATGAACGAGAGTGAGGCCCAGGCTGACTGGGACGAGGTGATGGACGGCATCCTCGAGCCAAGCGAGGATGGCGGCTGGATGGACGAAGTGTATCGGCTGCGCTGA
- a CDS encoding Gfo/Idh/MocA family protein, whose translation MIRTAIVGLGGFGQLLGRQLLEHPNATLEGVVDVTEDNLETAVEEFGVEEDACYTDETALYDNHDLDAVIIATPPAFHHGQIREAFDRGLHVLCEKPVVVDLEEARDIAGLFEDSSQVLMAGYQRHLDPAFIQCYERWSDGDAEPTFITGELTQDWSEHFESGTNWRTDPDVGGRGHLFSVGTHVLESIVWMTGLTPDSVGAEMTFYDDAEEIDQESVLSIRFDNGTLASMSDTATAPAARERIRIWDDDGALEVDRRDWGRATLTAIDADDESARELDHENATGKVEAFVEAIETGTEPPATVDDVVRVTALLDAAYESARTGERVSVDLE comes from the coding sequence ATGATTCGGACCGCAATTGTGGGACTCGGCGGCTTTGGTCAACTGCTCGGACGGCAACTGCTCGAGCACCCGAACGCCACACTCGAGGGCGTCGTCGACGTCACCGAGGACAATCTCGAGACGGCCGTCGAGGAGTTCGGCGTCGAGGAGGACGCCTGTTACACCGACGAAACGGCGCTGTACGACAACCACGACCTCGATGCGGTCATCATCGCAACGCCACCCGCGTTCCATCACGGACAGATCCGAGAGGCGTTCGACCGCGGACTGCACGTCCTCTGTGAGAAGCCGGTCGTCGTCGACCTCGAGGAGGCTCGCGATATCGCGGGACTGTTCGAGGACAGCTCACAGGTGCTGATGGCGGGCTACCAGCGCCACCTCGATCCGGCGTTTATCCAGTGTTACGAGCGCTGGAGCGACGGCGACGCCGAGCCGACGTTCATCACGGGCGAACTCACCCAGGACTGGTCGGAGCACTTCGAATCCGGCACGAACTGGCGGACTGACCCCGACGTGGGCGGGCGCGGCCACCTCTTTAGCGTTGGCACGCACGTCCTCGAGTCGATTGTCTGGATGACTGGCTTGACACCGGACTCCGTCGGCGCCGAGATGACGTTCTACGACGACGCAGAGGAGATCGACCAGGAATCCGTGCTCTCGATCCGATTCGACAACGGCACGCTCGCGTCGATGAGCGATACGGCGACCGCCCCGGCCGCCCGCGAGCGCATTCGGATCTGGGACGACGACGGCGCACTCGAGGTAGACAGACGCGACTGGGGGCGAGCGACGCTGACGGCAATCGACGCCGACGACGAGTCGGCGCGCGAACTCGATCACGAGAACGCGACCGGCAAGGTCGAGGCGTTCGTCGAGGCCATCGAAACGGGAACCGAGCCGCCAGCGACCGTCGACGATGTCGTGCGGGTGACTGCGCTGCTCGATGCCGCCTACGAGTCGGCTCGGACGGGTGAGCGAGTCTCGGTGGACCTCGAATAG
- a CDS encoding BNR repeat-containing protein yields the protein MTTNVDLLECDSLEITDVWAGTPAAVDCYTHGDQQFVAFYDAERRLTVGSRGLDSREWTLVRLPEYRQIQWDAHNSIVLAVDSAGHLHVSGNMHVHPLKYYRTTEPLDIETLERVDEMVGTDEQQVTYPQFLSGPNDELVFTYRDGYSGGGNWLYNIYDESTREWERLHDAPLTYGGDAMNAYPHGPIVGPDGTYHVCWVWRDHGGAQTNHDLCYARSPDLREWETSQGEPLEVPMDSNSSDLVDPVPPYGGMINNNTKIGFDTQNRVIISYHKFDHEGNTQLYSARAEADGWTIYQTTDWDYRWAFGGGGTIPFEIEFGPVKREDGRLVQTYDHVEYGTGKWVLEEDALTPLEWFSPWHTYPDSLRTVRSDYPGMQVNWAADSGESPGETQYALRWETLEANRDRAREDEPPATTLTLHEFESH from the coding sequence ATGACGACGAACGTCGACCTTCTCGAGTGCGACTCGCTCGAGATTACCGATGTCTGGGCGGGCACACCTGCAGCCGTCGACTGTTATACCCACGGCGACCAGCAGTTCGTTGCGTTCTACGACGCCGAGCGACGGCTGACTGTCGGCAGCCGCGGGCTCGACTCGAGGGAGTGGACGCTCGTTCGCCTACCTGAGTACCGCCAAATCCAGTGGGACGCACACAACTCGATTGTCCTCGCGGTCGACAGCGCCGGACACCTCCACGTCAGCGGAAACATGCACGTCCATCCGCTGAAGTACTATCGGACGACTGAGCCACTCGATATCGAGACGCTCGAGCGCGTCGACGAGATGGTCGGCACGGACGAACAACAGGTGACGTATCCGCAGTTTCTCTCCGGCCCGAACGACGAACTCGTCTTTACATACCGCGACGGCTACAGCGGCGGCGGAAACTGGCTGTACAACATCTACGATGAGTCCACACGGGAGTGGGAGCGACTGCACGATGCGCCGCTTACGTACGGCGGCGACGCGATGAACGCCTACCCGCACGGTCCGATCGTCGGCCCCGACGGCACCTACCACGTCTGCTGGGTCTGGCGCGATCACGGCGGTGCACAGACGAATCACGACCTCTGTTACGCCCGCAGCCCCGATCTGCGCGAGTGGGAGACGAGCCAGGGCGAGCCACTCGAGGTGCCGATGGATAGCAACTCGAGCGACCTCGTCGACCCCGTCCCTCCCTACGGCGGGATGATCAACAACAACACGAAAATCGGCTTCGACACGCAGAATCGAGTGATCATCAGCTACCACAAGTTCGACCACGAGGGCAACACGCAACTCTACAGCGCCCGCGCGGAGGCCGACGGCTGGACAATCTATCAGACGACCGACTGGGACTATCGCTGGGCGTTCGGCGGCGGTGGCACGATCCCCTTCGAAATCGAGTTCGGCCCTGTCAAGCGCGAGGATGGCCGACTCGTCCAGACCTACGACCACGTCGAGTACGGCACCGGTAAGTGGGTGCTCGAGGAAGATGCCCTCACGCCGCTCGAGTGGTTCTCACCGTGGCACACCTACCCAGACTCGCTCCGGACAGTCCGCAGCGACTACCCCGGCATGCAGGTCAATTGGGCTGCCGACAGTGGTGAGTCTCCCGGCGAGACGCAGTACGCGCTTCGCTGGGAGACGCTCGAGGCGAACCGCGATCGAGCCCGCGAGGACGAACCGCCGGCGACAACGCTGACGCTCCACGAGTTCGAATCCCACTAA
- a CDS encoding DUF2264 domain-containing protein, translating into MNAFADNPLQTREDIARAVSQLVDPLEAHRSPGGARLKPSAAGAWFPDISADLEGFARPLWGLAPLAAGSSSTTSEDEYDGWDWFRAGLRNGTNPDHPEYWGPADDYSQKHVETAAIGFALAVAPERIWEPLEPATQERVATYLQQIDDADLHDCNWLFFRVLVHLGLENVGEAYDRELSRATLDRLESFATEDGWYADGPPAESARDYYIPWAMHTYGLIYATLADDRDSDRAERFRERATDFVPQFRHWFREDGAGLPYGRSLTYRFAQSAFWGALAFADCEALPWGELKGLWLRNLQWWADQPMFTDGGVLSVGYRYPTTKISEPYNSPSSPYWALKAFLPLALEAGHPFWQAEPEPLPKLPEQTVQPEPKLLICRDRSADHHYALAAGQSTQYREKYTKFAYSSAFGFGVRGRRPGLEGAGHDSALALSEDGRNYRIREEIDETVVESGVLYSRWSPWGDVSVETWLAAATPWHVRVHRLETERPLKSAEGGFALPKGEADSPARHENRTDDESAWCRTPGGSSGVRDLRSDRAGEAIRQEPNTNVCHPRTVVPTLVGEHGPGVHWLVTVATAASPDGDDQWAEPPRLEAMDPVTILDSNGTEPLRCDR; encoded by the coding sequence ATGAACGCGTTCGCTGACAATCCACTGCAAACCCGCGAGGATATCGCGCGTGCAGTCAGCCAACTGGTCGATCCGCTCGAGGCCCATCGTAGCCCCGGCGGAGCCCGCCTGAAACCGAGCGCAGCGGGAGCCTGGTTTCCAGACATTTCGGCCGACCTCGAGGGCTTTGCACGGCCGTTGTGGGGGCTTGCTCCACTCGCCGCAGGGTCCTCGAGTACGACCAGCGAGGACGAGTACGATGGCTGGGACTGGTTTCGAGCGGGACTCCGAAACGGGACGAATCCCGACCATCCGGAGTACTGGGGTCCTGCGGATGACTATTCACAAAAACACGTCGAGACAGCGGCAATCGGATTTGCACTCGCAGTTGCACCCGAGCGGATCTGGGAGCCACTCGAGCCAGCGACCCAGGAGCGAGTCGCGACGTATCTCCAGCAAATTGATGATGCGGACCTGCACGACTGCAACTGGTTGTTCTTTCGCGTGCTGGTCCACCTTGGCCTCGAGAACGTCGGTGAGGCGTACGACCGCGAGCTGTCTCGAGCAACGCTCGACCGACTCGAGTCCTTTGCCACCGAGGACGGCTGGTACGCCGATGGGCCGCCAGCAGAGAGTGCGCGCGATTACTACATTCCGTGGGCGATGCACACCTACGGGCTTATTTACGCGACGCTGGCGGACGACCGCGACAGTGACCGAGCCGAGCGATTCCGCGAGCGCGCAACCGACTTTGTACCGCAGTTTCGCCACTGGTTCCGCGAGGACGGGGCGGGCCTTCCCTACGGGCGCAGCCTAACCTACCGGTTCGCTCAGTCGGCGTTCTGGGGCGCGCTCGCATTCGCCGACTGCGAGGCGCTTCCCTGGGGCGAACTCAAAGGCCTGTGGCTGCGCAATCTGCAGTGGTGGGCCGACCAGCCAATGTTTACTGACGGCGGCGTCCTCTCGGTTGGCTACCGCTATCCGACGACCAAGATAAGCGAACCCTACAACTCGCCGAGTTCGCCCTACTGGGCGCTCAAGGCCTTCCTCCCGCTCGCACTCGAGGCAGGCCATCCCTTCTGGCAGGCCGAACCGGAGCCATTGCCGAAATTACCCGAACAGACCGTCCAGCCCGAACCCAAACTCCTCATCTGTCGCGACCGGAGCGCGGATCACCACTACGCACTCGCCGCCGGTCAGTCGACCCAATACCGCGAGAAGTACACAAAGTTCGCCTACTCGAGCGCGTTCGGGTTCGGCGTGCGGGGCCGACGGCCGGGCCTCGAGGGAGCAGGCCACGATAGTGCGCTCGCGCTGAGTGAGGATGGCCGCAACTATCGGATTCGAGAGGAGATCGACGAGACAGTGGTTGAAAGCGGCGTTCTCTACTCGCGCTGGTCGCCCTGGGGCGATGTATCCGTTGAAACGTGGCTCGCAGCCGCAACGCCCTGGCACGTCCGAGTGCATCGCCTCGAGACCGAACGCCCACTCAAAAGCGCCGAAGGTGGCTTCGCGCTCCCGAAAGGCGAGGCAGACAGCCCAGCACGCCACGAGAACCGAACGGACGACGAGAGCGCGTGGTGCCGGACGCCCGGCGGCTCGAGTGGCGTTCGAGATCTCCGCAGCGACAGAGCAGGCGAGGCGATCAGACAGGAGCCGAACACCAATGTCTGTCATCCGCGAACGGTCGTCCCGACGCTCGTCGGCGAGCACGGCCCCGGCGTTCACTGGCTGGTGACGGTGGCGACTGCGGCCAGTCCCGACGGCGACGATCAATGGGCGGAGCCACCCCGTCTCGAGGCGATGGACCCTGTCACGATTCTCGACTCGAACGGAACTGAACCTCTTCGTTGTGATCGATAA
- a CDS encoding family 78 glycoside hydrolase catalytic domain: MTRMHPTECRTEYVRNPLGIDERTPTLRWRVDTDRRGAQQTAYRVLVASSPDRVTVDDAEVWDTGRRESSRPSVTYDGPPLEADTDYYWAVRVWDGEEASDWSEPAMWGMGLLKDGDWEANWIRRAEELEADTVAEFDRGQFTYARREFDLPEDVEIERARAYVAACHQYELSVNGERVDRGQSFSYPDYHYYKTVDLTEMLEAGTNALGALVTWHGEGQGRPTAEPGVICQLEIELADGSERTISTDEEWRLREAEWDEDAPLRNDEIGETLEIIDGREVPIGWDEPGFDDANWEAAGVIGDHPTEPWERLIAQNRAVVDRRLEPESIEQVDDDTYVVDFGKVYTGLPTIEFAEGTAGHRVEIRAAYLRREDGTVHENDGAQWTDMGYEYIQRDGACTFQPFNYLGVRYLQIEAPGEDIGLEQVCLRGLHNDVPGTHAGTFESSNETVDAVFELARHSALYGTQEQFIDTPTREKGQFLMDALNISAVSRRAFGERAMSRQAIQEFVRSHYRYWEEEGRLNAVYPNGDGKRDIPDFTEAFPEWVWQYYRDSGDDAILETAYPVVEAVIEYITDHVDEETGLITNLSGGVGGPYEEGIVDWPPEMRYGYDRDWLARTTVNILGANAFAKAAAIAEALERPPEEIEAYRERQDALEAAIRDHLFDGGLFVDGCNAESASDHHSQHANAFALAAGIVPAYAEESVADHIADMGMRMGPMMVPWLCRALETSGRVDALVDLITNSEDDGWANILAQDGTFTWETWHCRDPELPTSERRNRSESHAMGAPVLVSIQRALLGVRLVGREGSHLEIQPPESGLESASGTVPTERGTVAVDWSREGEAFDLEVTVPWNATATVTLPVAGDAVTVNGTAISDDDTAATADLEGVAAVRFDEGVSVGICSGTYRLTLECDSTTRNSRSREQPL, from the coding sequence ATGACGCGGATGCACCCAACGGAGTGTAGAACCGAGTACGTCCGGAACCCGCTCGGCATCGACGAGCGAACGCCGACCCTGCGCTGGCGCGTTGACACCGACCGGCGCGGAGCACAACAGACGGCCTATCGCGTGCTCGTCGCCTCGAGTCCGGATCGAGTAACCGTCGACGACGCCGAAGTCTGGGATACGGGCAGACGCGAAAGCTCCCGGCCGTCGGTCACCTACGATGGCCCGCCGCTCGAGGCCGATACGGACTACTACTGGGCGGTTCGGGTCTGGGACGGTGAAGAGGCGAGTGACTGGAGCGAACCTGCGATGTGGGGCATGGGGCTGCTCAAGGATGGCGACTGGGAGGCGAACTGGATTCGCCGCGCCGAGGAACTCGAGGCCGACACCGTCGCAGAGTTCGACCGCGGGCAGTTCACGTACGCCCGCCGCGAGTTCGACCTTCCCGAGGATGTCGAAATCGAACGAGCGCGCGCCTACGTCGCTGCCTGCCATCAGTACGAACTCTCGGTCAACGGCGAGCGCGTCGACCGCGGGCAGTCATTTTCCTATCCCGACTATCACTATTACAAGACCGTCGACCTCACCGAGATGCTCGAGGCGGGCACAAACGCTCTTGGCGCGCTCGTTACATGGCACGGCGAGGGACAGGGTCGCCCAACTGCCGAACCGGGAGTTATCTGCCAACTCGAGATCGAACTCGCCGACGGCAGCGAGCGAACGATCAGCACGGACGAGGAGTGGCGGCTTCGCGAGGCCGAGTGGGACGAGGACGCGCCGCTTCGAAACGACGAAATCGGCGAGACACTCGAGATTATCGACGGCCGCGAGGTCCCCATCGGCTGGGATGAACCCGGCTTCGACGACGCCAACTGGGAGGCGGCTGGCGTCATCGGCGACCACCCCACCGAGCCCTGGGAGCGACTCATCGCACAGAACCGGGCGGTCGTCGACCGGCGGCTCGAGCCAGAGTCGATTGAACAGGTCGATGACGACACCTACGTCGTCGACTTCGGGAAAGTCTACACTGGATTGCCAACCATCGAGTTCGCCGAGGGAACCGCGGGCCACCGCGTCGAGATTCGGGCGGCGTATCTCCGACGCGAGGACGGCACAGTCCACGAAAACGACGGAGCCCAGTGGACTGATATGGGCTACGAGTATATCCAGCGCGACGGCGCGTGTACGTTCCAGCCGTTCAACTATCTGGGCGTGCGCTACCTGCAGATCGAGGCTCCCGGCGAGGACATCGGTCTCGAGCAGGTCTGTCTCCGCGGGTTACACAATGACGTCCCAGGCACGCACGCGGGCACGTTCGAGTCGTCAAACGAGACGGTCGACGCGGTGTTCGAACTCGCTCGGCATTCGGCGCTGTACGGTACCCAAGAGCAGTTCATCGACACGCCGACCCGCGAGAAGGGCCAGTTCCTCATGGACGCACTAAATATTTCTGCGGTCTCGAGACGCGCGTTTGGCGAACGCGCGATGAGTCGACAGGCAATACAGGAATTCGTCCGCTCACACTATCGCTATTGGGAGGAGGAGGGCAGGCTGAACGCGGTCTACCCGAACGGCGACGGCAAGCGCGACATCCCCGATTTCACCGAAGCATTCCCCGAGTGGGTCTGGCAGTACTACCGCGACTCGGGCGACGACGCGATTCTCGAGACGGCCTACCCTGTCGTCGAGGCCGTGATAGAGTACATTACAGACCACGTCGACGAGGAGACTGGACTCATCACGAACCTCTCGGGCGGTGTTGGCGGCCCCTACGAGGAGGGTATCGTCGACTGGCCACCGGAGATGCGCTACGGTTATGACCGCGATTGGCTCGCTCGGACGACTGTCAACATCCTCGGCGCGAACGCGTTCGCGAAAGCCGCAGCTATCGCCGAGGCGCTCGAGCGACCTCCAGAAGAGATCGAGGCCTATCGAGAGCGCCAGGACGCACTCGAGGCCGCGATTCGAGACCATCTTTTCGACGGCGGACTGTTCGTCGACGGCTGCAATGCCGAGTCGGCAAGCGACCACCACTCTCAGCACGCCAACGCGTTCGCGCTCGCGGCTGGGATTGTCCCTGCGTATGCAGAAGAGAGCGTTGCCGACCACATCGCCGACATGGGAATGCGCATGGGGCCGATGATGGTCCCATGGCTCTGTCGCGCACTCGAGACAAGTGGCCGGGTCGACGCGTTGGTCGACCTCATCACGAACTCCGAGGACGACGGCTGGGCGAACATCCTTGCACAGGATGGGACGTTCACCTGGGAAACGTGGCACTGTCGCGACCCCGAGTTGCCGACCAGCGAGCGGCGCAATCGCAGCGAATCCCACGCAATGGGCGCGCCCGTACTCGTCAGCATCCAGCGTGCGTTGCTTGGCGTTCGCCTCGTGGGCCGCGAAGGCTCGCACCTCGAGATCCAGCCGCCGGAGTCGGGCCTCGAGTCTGCCAGCGGAACCGTCCCGACGGAACGCGGCACCGTCGCCGTCGACTGGAGCCGCGAGGGTGAGGCGTTCGACCTCGAGGTGACGGTGCCATGGAACGCGACAGCGACCGTGACGCTGCCGGTCGCTGGCGATGCCGTGACAGTGAACGGAACGGCCATCTCTGACGACGACACGGCAGCGACCGCTGACCTCGAGGGCGTTGCTGCCGTTCGATTCGATGAGGGAGTGTCTGTCGGAATCTGCTCGGGGACGTATCGGCTCACACTCGAGTGTGACAGCACAACACGCAATTCACGTTCTCGAGAGCAGCCACTATGA